One segment of Streptomyces bathyalis DNA contains the following:
- the cobA gene encoding uroporphyrinogen-III C-methyltransferase gives MPESESVTGTGHQPDARTDHPAYPVGLRLAGRRVVVVGGGSVAQRRLPALLAAGADVVLISPSVTPSVEAMADAGELTWQRRSYTDGDLDGAWYVLIATDDPATNSAASAEAESRRVWCVRSDDASAATAWTPATGQSEGVTVAVLTGRDPRRSAAVRDAVVEGLHTGTLGAPRHRGRSGGVALVGGGPGDPELITVRGRRLLAEADVVVADRLGPRDLLAELPPHVEVIDAAKIPYGRAMAQEAINDALIEHAKAGRSVVRLKGGDPFVFGRGMEEAEQLAEAGVPVTVVPGITSAVSVPASVGIPVTHRGVAHEFTVVSGHVAPDDPRSLVDWPALARLRGTLVLMMAVERIGAIAETLMQHGRDADTPVAVIQEGTTATERRVDATLATVAERAAAEQVRPPAVIVVGDVVSVGAAVSRAASAGNPPGTGTDDDATGSDGRTASGPGADSGTGS, from the coding sequence ATGCCCGAGTCCGAGTCCGTCACCGGGACCGGTCATCAGCCCGATGCCCGGACCGACCACCCCGCCTATCCCGTGGGTCTCCGCCTCGCAGGGCGCCGGGTCGTGGTCGTCGGCGGCGGAAGCGTCGCCCAGCGGCGGCTTCCCGCACTGCTGGCCGCGGGCGCTGACGTGGTGCTGATCTCGCCCTCCGTGACCCCGTCCGTCGAAGCCATGGCCGACGCGGGTGAACTGACCTGGCAGCGCCGCTCGTACACCGACGGCGACCTGGACGGTGCCTGGTACGTGCTGATCGCCACCGACGACCCGGCGACCAACTCGGCCGCCTCCGCCGAAGCGGAGTCCCGCCGGGTGTGGTGCGTGCGCAGTGACGACGCCTCGGCAGCGACCGCGTGGACCCCGGCCACGGGCCAGAGCGAAGGCGTCACCGTCGCCGTCCTCACCGGACGCGACCCGCGCCGCTCGGCAGCCGTTCGCGACGCCGTCGTCGAAGGGCTGCACACCGGCACCCTCGGCGCGCCCCGGCACCGCGGCCGCAGCGGGGGAGTGGCCCTCGTCGGCGGCGGTCCCGGCGACCCGGAGCTGATCACGGTGCGCGGCCGCCGGCTGCTCGCGGAGGCCGACGTGGTCGTCGCCGACCGGCTCGGGCCACGCGATCTGCTGGCCGAACTGCCCCCGCACGTCGAGGTGATCGACGCCGCGAAGATCCCCTACGGGCGCGCGATGGCGCAGGAGGCCATCAACGACGCCCTCATCGAGCACGCCAAGGCAGGGAGATCCGTCGTACGCCTCAAGGGCGGCGACCCGTTCGTCTTCGGCCGCGGCATGGAGGAGGCGGAACAGCTCGCGGAGGCAGGCGTCCCCGTCACCGTCGTGCCCGGAATCACCAGCGCGGTGAGCGTCCCCGCCTCCGTCGGCATCCCCGTCACGCACCGCGGCGTCGCGCACGAGTTCACGGTGGTCAGCGGCCACGTCGCCCCCGACGACCCGCGGTCGCTCGTCGACTGGCCCGCGCTGGCGAGGCTGCGTGGCACGCTCGTGCTGATGATGGCCGTGGAGCGGATCGGCGCCATCGCCGAGACCCTGATGCAGCACGGCAGGGACGCTGACACGCCCGTCGCCGTCATCCAGGAGGGGACGACCGCGACCGAACGCCGTGTGGACGCCACCCTGGCGACCGTCGCCGAGCGCGCCGCCGCGGAGCAGGTGCGTCCGCCGGCCGTCATCGTCGTCGGGGACGTCGTATCCGTCGGCGCCGCCGTCTCGCGCGCAGCGTCGGCCGGGAACCCACCGGGCACAGGAACGGACGACGACGCCACCGGCAGCGACGGCCGAACGGCCTCCGGACCCGGCGCGGACTCAGGGACCGGAAGCTGA